The following coding sequences are from one Lolium rigidum isolate FL_2022 chromosome 6, APGP_CSIRO_Lrig_0.1, whole genome shotgun sequence window:
- the LOC124666600 gene encoding probable histone acetyltransferase HAC-like 1 gives MDRASGVGGGGGGITPLQHMPDAVGLAAAADPQFVLMRNTMREKIFDYIGRKQTSADWRRRLPELARRLEEILFRKFPNKSGYYSMMLGPVEPHLQYAIKFLSAQNAQRQRELEMSRQIASSPGITQGARELSGVSYIAHNMGPSSSGAGMFHQNVHMAASMPGEAPAEHVNTLLSLGMNSTHHGSRVSNKNPMITMASPATVKEVSKEPKFSCPVCMNELVNASSTTCGHIFCQKCIRASIQAQSKCPTCRRTLSLSDFHRVYLPTLD, from the exons ATGGATCGTGCCagcggcgttggcggcggcggcggcgggattactCCGCTCCAGCACATGCCTGATGCTGTGGGCCTCGCCGCAGCGGCTGATCCCCAGTTCGTTCTGATGCGCAACACTATGCGCGAGAAGAT ATTTGACTACATAGGAAGGAAGCAAACGTCGGCTGACTGGCGACGGAGGCTGCCAGAACTTGCGAGGCGGCTTGAGGAAATATTGTTTAGAAAATTCCCAAATAAG AGTGGGTACTACAGTATGATGTTGGGACCAGTTGAGCCACACTTGCAGTATGCTATTAAGTTCTTGAGTGCTCAGAACGCACAAAGGCAACGAGAACTGGAAATGTCAAGGCAGATTGCATCTTCCCCTGGTATCACACAAGGCGCAAGAGAACTTTCTGGAGTGTCTTACATAGCACACAACATGGGCCCTTCCTCATCCGGTGCAGGCATGTTCCATCAGAATGTCCACATGGCTGCCTCGATGCCAG GGGAAGCTCCTGCTGAGCATGTGAACACACTGCTATCTCTGGGGATGAATTCTACACATCACGGCTCGAGAGTGTCCAACAAAAATCCTATGATAACCATG GCATCCCCTGCAACTGTGAAGGAGGTCTCAAAGGAACCAAAGTTCAGCTGCCCAGTCTGCATGAACGAGCTGGTCAATGCGTCATCGACCACCTGCGGCCACATCTTCTGCCAGAAGTGCATCAGGGCCTCCATCCAGGCTCAGAGCAAGTGCCCTACCTGCCGCAGGACGCTGAGCCTGAGTGATTTCCACCGAGTCTACCTACCGACGTTGGACTGA